The following proteins are co-located in the Fructilactobacillus carniphilus genome:
- the rpsE gene encoding 30S ribosomal protein S5 produces the protein MAKFIDPNKLDLDDNVVAINRITKVVKGGRRLRFAALAVVGDKNGHVGFGTGKAQEVPEAIRKAVEAAKKNLIEVPIVGTTIPHEILGVYGGGKILLKPAEEGSGVAAGGAVRAVMDLAGINDVTSKRLGSDTAINVIRATFEGLKGLKSAEEVSELRGVSADHLAE, from the coding sequence ATGGCTAAATTTATTGATCCGAACAAATTGGATTTAGATGATAACGTAGTTGCCATCAACCGAATTACTAAGGTTGTTAAAGGTGGACGTCGGTTACGGTTTGCTGCCTTAGCCGTAGTTGGTGACAAAAATGGTCACGTTGGTTTCGGAACGGGGAAAGCCCAAGAAGTTCCAGAAGCCATCCGGAAGGCTGTTGAAGCTGCTAAAAAGAACCTGATCGAAGTTCCAATCGTGGGAACGACCATTCCTCACGAAATTCTGGGAGTTTACGGCGGGGGTAAGATTTTATTAAAACCTGCTGAAGAAGGTTCTGGAGTAGCCGCTGGTGGTGCTGTTCGTGCCGTTATGGACTTAGCCGGAATCAACGATGTTACTAGTAAACGACTTGGTTCTGACACTGCTATCAACGTTATCCGGGCAACTTTCGAAGGCCTTAAGGGTCTAAAGAGCGCCGAAGAAGTTTCTGAACTTCGTGGTGTTTCTGCTGACCACTTAGCTGAATAA
- the rpmD gene encoding 50S ribosomal protein L30, with protein MAQLKITLVHSAAHRLPKQRKIVEALGLGRINSSVIKPDNAATRGALFKIAHLIEVEQVKD; from the coding sequence ATGGCTCAATTAAAGATTACTTTAGTTCACAGTGCTGCTCATCGTCTTCCCAAGCAACGTAAGATTGTGGAAGCCTTAGGATTAGGTCGAATTAACAGTAGTGTGATCAAGCCTGATAATGCAGCCACTCGGGGAGCATTGTTCAAAATTGCTCACTTGATTGAAGTGGAACAGGTTAAAGATTAA